Genomic DNA from Dehalogenimonas lykanthroporepellens BL-DC-9:
CATCAAGAATGCATTTATACTTCCAGCCTCCCAGTTCGGCCTGTAATGCCCTTTCTTCTTCCAGCCCTTGCAGGTACTTAAGGAACAGTAGCCAGGAGGTTTGTTCGGTGTAATCGAGTTCGGTGGTACAGCCTGCCTCTTTCCAGAGGACATCATCGATGTTTTTGAAAGCCAGTTCGAACATGGGCATCCTTTCCTGTTGTCGCAGTTATCGTGCCCGCGGTTTTTGCCATTATACGCAGGCGGTCAGGTTTTGTGAAGCAATGGTGTCATCACTTCTTTTCTTGAGAGCATATTGATACTCCAGCTATCTTCCCCTGCTTGAATCAAGGTGGTAATATGGTATTGGTACCAGGTTGTACCGGAGGTGGGCCATGAAATGTCCGAAATGCGGCAGTCCTGAAGTAGAAATCCTGACCATATCCAACACGCTGTATTGTGAGTGTAAGAAGTGCGGTTCTAAATGGAAGAAAGATCTTTGAACGTTGCACTGGACCGGGAAACCGTGGAGAAGGACTGTCTGTGCCGCATCTGTCCTTCGTATGTCGAATGCGGGGAACGCATCGGCTTCTGTGTCACACCGGCGGTGAGCGGGTGTATCGACATCGAAGCCGGGTGTCTGTGCCTGGGTTGCCCGGTCTGGGTGCGGGAAGGTTTCCGGCACGTTTATTTCTGTGTCCGCGGCGCGGAGTCGGCGCAGTAAGCGGCAGGTTTTAGCCGTCTTTACTGTATCAAGGGCGACAAAAAGAGATTGGAGCCGCTTTGATGAAAATGACTATAAAACACGATGGCAGTCTGGTGATTCCAGCGGCTTGGTGCAAGTCTTTAGGCATTGAGCCCGAGGCTACGATACATCTGACGCTGGAAGAAGACGGGCTTATGATCAGGAGGACACAGCAGGTCGTCGCCAAGTCACAGATGCTGTTGAGGAGCTATGTCCCTGAAGGACGCAGTCTGTCGCAGGAATTGATAGAAGAGAGGCGATTGTGACGACAATGCGGCTGTGTCGGAGGATCTCACATGAAAAATTCTGAACTGATAACCCTGCTACAGCAGTATCCCCCTGACCTGCC
This window encodes:
- a CDS encoding conserved hypothetical protein (KEGG: tne:Tneu_0047 hypothetical protein) codes for the protein MKCPKCGSPEVEILTISNTLYCECKKCGSKWKKDL
- a CDS encoding conserved hypothetical protein (KEGG: mmh:Mmah_1579 hypothetical protein); translated protein: MEERSLNVALDRETVEKDCLCRICPSYVECGERIGFCVTPAVSGCIDIEAGCLCLGCPVWVREGFRHVYFCVRGAESAQ
- a CDS encoding AbrB family transcriptional regulator (KEGG: aba:Acid345_4673 AbrB family transcriptional regulator) — protein: MKMTIKHDGSLVIPAAWCKSLGIEPEATIHLTLEEDGLMIRRTQQVVAKSQMLLRSYVPEGRSLSQELIEERRL